The Leucothrix mucor DSM 2157 DNA window TCAATGATATCTAGTTTGGGTGGCTTAGGAATGTCACTTGGAGTAGGCGAGGGTAATCGCTCTAAGCCCGCAGCATGGACTTGCTTCCAGTAAGGCGTATACACCCGATACGGTGTACCATCCTTTTTTAAAATCTGCCAAGGCTCATTCAGTAAGGAGGCATTTTCACTATGGGCCAGAATCGACTCTGCCTTAAGCGCAGCCTTAATCGCCGTATCACGTTCAATGCTGTGCGGATCATAACAACGATTCCAAAGCACGGCTTCAGCATCCAGTTGAGAGACCAGCTCCATAAGAATGGCTTTTGCGTCACCTTGGAACAGCAGAAGGTCGCTGTGGTGATCTTGCAGCGAGTGCTTTAACTTATCCAAGCTATGATGCAACCACACACGACTGGCTTCACCGAGTGGCAAATCTTGCGTGGAGTAGTCATCAATATAGATCGGCAGAACCTGTGTATATTGCTCACAGGCTTGCAAAAAAGCGGGGTTGTCGCTCAGGCGTAGATCCTGACGAAACCAAAAGATAGCGGTACTCATAAAACAGCCGGACCTGCTGTTAAAGCACAAGTCCGGCGTTGAGCAGTGTGGTGCTTATTCTTTTTCACGGAAACCAGTATGGCAGCCTTTGCAGGTCTTTCCCGCATCAACGAATGCGGCTTTAGTTTTATCCATATCACCGGCTTTAGCGACTTCTGCTAGTGCTGCTGCTGCCGTTTGAAACTCAACCATCTGCTCATCAAAATCGGCTTTGTTATCCCAGATTGCTGCTTTCGCGCGAGTGTCGTCAGAAACGCCCGCTACCTCAAAACCAAAAGGCGCTAATTGCGATAGGGCAGCCAGTGCATCAGCATTTTTGGAGAATGTGTCTTTATCGAATTCAGTTTTTCCTTTAACCATGTCACCCATGGTGCCGAAGTGGTGGCCAACCATTTTATAGGTACTTTGGCGGTATTCAGCGGCATCTTCCTGAGCTTCTTTACTTGCGCCGTGGCTAGCGGCAAACGCGATGGTGCTGGCTGCGGCTAAGGTGCATAGAGTTACAACGGTAGCGATCGAGTGCTTGCGTAATGCGTTCATGTTGACCTCGGAATTGAATTAATTAAGAACAGATATAGCAACATTATTGTGAGCGTTTTACCAGCCACACAACCTTACCATTTAATGAAATCTAGAGAAAATTGTGTGGTTTTATACTTAGGATAAACGGCTAAGTAGCTCTGCCTTTTTGGTAGAGAACTCGTCTTCTGTCAGAATGTCCTTTTTACGCAACTCAGCCAATTGCTCAATAATTCTGAACACGTCATTGCTGTCGGTTGTGTTTTGTGGCGCTGCGTTTTGGGTCTGATTCTGTACCGGCTCAACATACGGTGTTTGTGTGTTGGCAGGTGGATTAACCGGTGGGTTATAGACTGGCTCCGGTGCGACAGGCGCTTGGCCATTCACAGAAATTAGCGGCAAGTTCAGGGTAGAGAACGACCCGTACTGACTGCTGAACGTCATGCTGTTATTGTCGCCTTGTTGCTGCGAAACGCCACCAATTTGGTGATCCAGCGTGTCATAAATACTGACTTCGCCATTCACATCAACCGCCAAGCGATGAGAGCTTGGGAAGTACGCATAGCGTGTGTTGTTCTGCCCGCCAGATGATGAAGGAGAGCCTAGGTCGGCGCGCCACCAGTTATCGTTTACAGAAGGTTGTGCGGGTGCTTCAAACATATTCTGTGAGCTAGCTAACAAGTTAGACAACTCGCTGCACAAGCCATTTACTTTCGATTTAATGCCATAGTTAAACATATCGCCAACCATGGTCATTCCGCCTTGCATCCACTGGCCTGAGCCACCCAGCTCCGGATGGCTGAATTGCGCCATCGTTCCGCCGCCGTTTATAACAGCGTTGAGCATGGTCAGGACGGCATCATAAGATAGCCCGTAACGCTGAGCTAAACCATTAATGATGTCGTGTCCCTGAGGGGTAAGTTGTTGCATAACAATTAGTCCAAATTAGTTTGGTAGTTGTACGGGCTCGATATCGGGCTGCGTACTATTTACAGGTTCTGAAACGGGTGCTGGTGGTGCAAAAGTGGGAGACAAGGAGGCTTTAGTCGGGCCGGATAGCTCGGGCAGCTTTGGCAATTTGCCGAAGGCTTCCAATAAGGTTTCACCCCAACGGGTCCGCAACAAACGTAAGTACGGATCACTGTTTCTGAAAATTCGATAGTCGCCTTGTACCAAGCTATTGCTGGTGTAGCTGAATATTTCGATCGGTGGCCCAACTGTCACATTACTGCGCATGGTGGAGTCCATCGAAACCATCGCGGCACGAATTGCGTCATCTTCTGAAGTATCTTCCTGAATCACCCGATCCAGTAACGGCTTGCCATACTTGATTTCACCAATCTGTAAGAAGGGCGTCATCGTTGGGCAAGTGATGTGATTACCTTGCGGATAAACCATAAAGATTTCAGGCGGGTCCATGCCAATCTGGCCACCAATAATAAAACTGGCTTCGGCATTAAAGCCGGAGTTCATTTGATTATTGTGCTTATTTTGCATCATTTGACTAACGCGCCCGATATAGTCGGCCGCATCAGATAAGTATTTGACATTGTGCAGGTTGGTTTGTTCACTTTCGCGTATATCGCGATTTACCTGCATCACCACATCTTGTGTTGTGGCAAGGTTTCCAGCACTCAGTAATACAAACTGCCGCTCACCCGGAATCCCCCAGCTAAACATTTTGCTATAGGCATTGACGTGATCAGGGCCGGCATTGGTTCTTGAATCGGATGCGAATACCAAATGGGTATGTGTTTTGATGGCTATACAGTAAGTCATGGAGTGCTTGTCGTTATAAGTTCTAAAAAGGTAGACCCTGAAGGGAATATCATCCACTTTGTATCATATTTGCAACAATCATGCTTCAGATCAAGAGTGCGCTGACCCATTCTGATATTGTTTTAACAATTGGACTTGAGATCATTGAGACAACAGGGTATTACTAGTAGTGCGGTTTCATTGCTAACCATAGTACCCGCAAATCCCCTATTTTACTCTATATATCTAGAGAGTTTATCGCAATAGTTTGATCTAATAAGCCAAGCTTAGACAAGTGGCATAAAGCTTGCTACTTTCTCTTAGCAGCCTACAAAACACCGATGGCGCAATTCATGGCCTCGCAGCCCAAAACAATATGAATAAGGAAATCGTTCTATGAAGTGGAATACGTACGACCCAACTCCTTTTTATGATGAGGTGCTCGAAAATAGCGAAGATCCTCGTCCAGTGGCTGACCAATTATTTACGTATTTAAAATCATTGGATAATCCAGAGCTTCAAGCGCGCAAAGCCGCGTCCAAGTTATGCATTGAAGAGATGGGAGTGTCGTTTACCATCTATTCAGAAGGAAACAATATTGATAGAGATTGGCCGTTTGACGTAATTCCTCGTCCGATACCTGCTGACGAATGGAAACTGGTCGGAGAAGGTTTGAAACAGCGAATGAGGGCGCTGAATCTTTTTATAAATGACGTTTATAATGAACAGAAGATTCTGGAAGTTGGCATTGTGCCACGTCACTTAATCGACGGTTCCACGAATTTTCTGAAAGCTTGTAAAGGTATTACGCCTCCGCATGGGGTGTGGGCTAATATCTCAGGCACCGATTTGGTGCGTGATGGTGAAGGTGTGTTCCGGGTGCTTGAAGATAACCTTCGAGTGCCGTCCGGCGTTTCTTATATGATTGAGAACCGTCAGGTCACAAAACGCATCTTCCCGGAGGTCTTTAATGAACAAAGCATTTTGCCTGTTTCAGACTACCCAACTCACCTGTATGAAATGCTGGCTTCGTTGTCGCCTCGTGAAATGGAGTTTCCCGTCATCGTCGTGCTAACACCGGGTATTTATAACTCCGCGTACTTTGAGCACTCTTTCTTGGCACAGGAAATGGGTGCAGAGTTGGTGGAAGGTGCCGATCTGTTTGTGGATACAGACGACTGTGTTTATATGCACACAGTGGATGGCAAACAGCGTGTGGATGTGGTCTACCGCCGTGTGGATGATACATTCCTTGATCCTGAAGTCTTTAATGAGCATTCCATGTTGGGTGTGCCGGGCATTATGCGTGCCTGGAAAAAAGGGAATGTCGCGATTGCGAATGCACCAGGTAGTGGCGTGGCGGATGACAAAGCCGTCTATGCTTATGTACCTGCCATGATTAAGTACTACCTTGGCGAAGAGGCCCTGCTGCCAAACGTTAAAACCTACCTTTGCCACATTGAAGAAGATTGCAAATATACCCTCGAAAATCTCAATAAGCTGGTTGTTAAGCCGGTGAATGAGTCTGGCGGGTATGGCTTGCTGATCGGACCTCGTGCCAGTGAAGAGGAGCTTGAGAAGTTTAGGAAACTGATTAAAGCCAATCCTCGTAACTATGTGTCGCAGCCGACGCTGGACCTATCCACTGCGCCGGTCATTACGGATGAGGGATTATCACCTCGCCATTTAGACTTGCGACCCTTCATTTTGCAAGGCAAGGATTGCTGGGTAACGCAGGGTGGTTTGACGCGAGTTGCAATGATCGAAGGTTCCTTAGTCGTTAACTCATCACAAGGCGGCGGCAGTAAAGACACCTGGATTGTCGAGACCTAAAGGCATTGCCTGAGTCAGTGACATTTTGTGGGGAGTCAAACAG harbors:
- a CDS encoding c-type cytochrome, translated to MNALRKHSIATVVTLCTLAAASTIAFAASHGASKEAQEDAAEYRQSTYKMVGHHFGTMGDMVKGKTEFDKDTFSKNADALAALSQLAPFGFEVAGVSDDTRAKAAIWDNKADFDEQMVEFQTAAAALAEVAKAGDMDKTKAAFVDAGKTCKGCHTGFREKE
- a CDS encoding SHOCT domain-containing protein, which gives rise to MQQLTPQGHDIINGLAQRYGLSYDAVLTMLNAVINGGGTMAQFSHPELGGSGQWMQGGMTMVGDMFNYGIKSKVNGLCSELSNLLASSQNMFEAPAQPSVNDNWWRADLGSPSSSGGQNNTRYAYFPSSHRLAVDVNGEVSIYDTLDHQIGGVSQQQGDNNSMTFSSQYGSFSTLNLPLISVNGQAPVAPEPVYNPPVNPPANTQTPYVEPVQNQTQNAAPQNTTDSNDVFRIIEQLAELRKKDILTEDEFSTKKAELLSRLS
- a CDS encoding proteasome-type protease, whose translation is MTYCIAIKTHTHLVFASDSRTNAGPDHVNAYSKMFSWGIPGERQFVLLSAGNLATTQDVVMQVNRDIRESEQTNLHNVKYLSDAADYIGRVSQMMQNKHNNQMNSGFNAEASFIIGGQIGMDPPEIFMVYPQGNHITCPTMTPFLQIGEIKYGKPLLDRVIQEDTSEDDAIRAAMVSMDSTMRSNVTVGPPIEIFSYTSNSLVQGDYRIFRNSDPYLRLLRTRWGETLLEAFGKLPKLPELSGPTKASLSPTFAPPAPVSEPVNSTQPDIEPVQLPN
- a CDS encoding circularly permuted type 2 ATP-grasp protein; the encoded protein is MKWNTYDPTPFYDEVLENSEDPRPVADQLFTYLKSLDNPELQARKAASKLCIEEMGVSFTIYSEGNNIDRDWPFDVIPRPIPADEWKLVGEGLKQRMRALNLFINDVYNEQKILEVGIVPRHLIDGSTNFLKACKGITPPHGVWANISGTDLVRDGEGVFRVLEDNLRVPSGVSYMIENRQVTKRIFPEVFNEQSILPVSDYPTHLYEMLASLSPREMEFPVIVVLTPGIYNSAYFEHSFLAQEMGAELVEGADLFVDTDDCVYMHTVDGKQRVDVVYRRVDDTFLDPEVFNEHSMLGVPGIMRAWKKGNVAIANAPGSGVADDKAVYAYVPAMIKYYLGEEALLPNVKTYLCHIEEDCKYTLENLNKLVVKPVNESGGYGLLIGPRASEEELEKFRKLIKANPRNYVSQPTLDLSTAPVITDEGLSPRHLDLRPFILQGKDCWVTQGGLTRVAMIEGSLVVNSSQGGGSKDTWIVET